GACAGCGCGATCGCGACGATCAGCGCCGAAAGGACGGCGAGCTCGGGCACGAGCTGCGGAGAGGGAGCTCCCGCCCCCGCGCCGCCGAACTCCGCGGTCAGCACCAGCACGCGCCGGATCGCGGCGATCAAGCCGACGAGAAGGAACGGCTCGGGCGTGACCGCGTGCTCCCGGAAGGACACCTGGACCGTATACAGGAGCTCGACGATCAGGAGGATGAGGAGGATCCGGTCGAGGAGCGGAACGATGTTGGCGATCAGGTCTCCGGTGAAGATCCTGCTGCCGAAGCTGACCGCGGTGGAGATCAGGAGAGCGACGGCGCTGACGGCCAGCGCCAGCCCCAGCCCGATATAGACGAGGTCCTCCACGGCCGCGAAAGCGCGGGCGATCAGCTTGCGCGTGGGCGCCGGCACGGTGGGCATGGCTACCTCCGGTGACGCCGAACGCTCCCGCCGTTGGAGGCGGACGCGGATCGGCCGGTCATTGGATCCGGCGGATCCTCGAAGTTCCCGGTCGAGGGGACTCCGGAAGATCCTCCTCGTCATCGAGAGGGTCGGAAGCGAGCCGGGCGAAGAAGCGCAGCGCCAGGACGGAAAGGATCGTCAGCACGGCGACCGTGAAGGCCAGATTCCTTCCCTGCCACAGGCCGACGAACCAGCCGCGGAACTCGGCGGCGAGGACGTTCGCCTTCCCGCCGTAGAGCTCGAGGTCGTGGAGGAACATCTTGTTCTGCATCGGATCGTAACCCGAGGAATTCTCCGGCTCGGGCCCCGCCAAGACGTAGATGACGACGGCGGCGAGGACACCTCCGGCGAGGATGGCGCGGGTCAGCCGCTTCAAGCG
This DNA window, taken from Thermoanaerobaculia bacterium, encodes the following:
- a CDS encoding phosphate-starvation-inducible PsiE family protein; the protein is MPTVPAPTRKLIARAFAAVEDLVYIGLGLALAVSAVALLISTAVSFGSRIFTGDLIANIVPLLDRILLILLIVELLYTVQVSFREHAVTPEPFLLVGLIAAIRRVLVLTAEFGGAGAGAPSPQLVPELAVLSALIVAIALSLFVLRRRDTTDKAPKS